Proteins found in one Miscanthus floridulus cultivar M001 chromosome 4, ASM1932011v1, whole genome shotgun sequence genomic segment:
- the LOC136551858 gene encoding protein DEEPER ROOTING 1-like: MKIFSWVANKIGGKQEPKRSAANSSAPAYRGNVSESRNDEFSDWPQSLLAIGTFGNKQLEEEVAESSSANVQATQDPAKFTEEEVDNIRREFEVLLQGNGQAEAQGSCEDEQVASKEHDGEDNNEKQRRDREQLMNREMIISKAREIVGKKKSAKLKPRSMASLLRLLACKGGFTTPVLEPRNSFPQSRMEKLLKAILQKKIHPQNSNTVATRRHLDWKLDEKEINECLEDALRDLDDDDGAKWVKTDSDFIVLEM, translated from the exons ATGAAG ATTTTCAGTTGGGTAGCCAACAAGATCGGCGGGAAGCAAGAACCAAAGCGATCTGCCGCAAATTCTTCCGCACCGGCTTATC GTGGCAACGTATCAGAAAGTCGCAACGATGAGTTCAGTGATTGGCCCCAATCATTGCTTGCAATTGGGACATTTGGAAACAAGCAGCTCGAGGAAGAAGTAGCAGAGAGCTCTTCAGCGAATGTTCAGGCGACGCAAGATCCCGCCAAGTTTACAGAGGAGGAAGTAGACAATATACGAAGAGAATTCGAGGTGCTCCTGCAAGGCAATGGTCAAGCAGAAGCTCAGGGCTCCTGTGAAGATGAACAGGTAGCTTCGAAAGAACATGACGGTGAAGATAACAACGAGAAGCAGCGCAGGGACAGGGAGCAATTGATGAACAGGGAGATGATCATAAGCAAAGCGAGAGAAATAGTAGGGAAGAAAAAGAGTGCTAAGCTCAAGCCAAGATCGATGGCTTCGCTCCTTAGATTACTCGCGTGCAAGGGCGGGTTTACCACCCCGGTTCTGGAACCAAGGAACTCTTTCCCCCAATCAAGAATGGAGAAG CTGCTCAAGGCAATCCTGCAGAAGAAAATACACCCACAGAATTCCAACACGGTAGCAACCAGGAGGCACTTGGACTGGAAGCTAGACGAGAAAGAGATCAATGAATGCCTTGAGGATGCGCTGCGTGATCTTGATGACGATGATGGCGCAAAGTGGGTCAAAACTGATTCAGACT TTATTGTGCTTGAAATGTAA